GGAGCGCGCTCATACGGGTTCCTGCGTTCCAGCTTGAGAGGCCCAAGGCAGCGAGGATAGAGCTGAGGTGCCCGGACCCCTCCTCCAATATCTACCTCGCTTTTGCAGTGATGCTGAAGGCCGGGCTGGATGGGATAAAAAGCAACATGCAGCCCCCGCAACCGGTGGAAGAGAGCCTGTACGAATTCGACGACGCGAAGCTGGAGAAGCTCCAGATAGGCCAGCTTCCTGCCTCGCTTTCCGCTGCGCTCAGGGAAATGGAGGGCAGCGCGCTCATGAAAGAGACCCTGGGCGAATACTTATTCAGCAAATACCTCGAGGCGAAGGGGAAGGAATGCGACGAATTCAGGCTGCACGTGAGCGAATGGGAGATAGAGCGGTATGCTGAAGTGTATTGAATTTGTCCGTCTCCAGGCAGGCGGAATTCGAAGTGCGCCATAGAGGCCGAAGGCATAGGCTACGCAAACGGGCGCCTGTTCATCAGGCTCAGTCCAGCTTGGTTCTTTTCCCTTCCTTCTCGAGCCACACGCCGGGCTGCCCTGCAGTTATGCGCCCTATCGCGTCAGCCTTGATTCCGTATTTCTTCGCGATGCGGATTACCTGGTCCGTGTTGCCCTCGGATGCGACGACGCACATGCCCACGCCCATGTTGAACGTGCGGTACATCTCGCGCTCCTCGACCTCTTTCGCGAGCGCCTGGAACACCGGCGCCGGCTTGGGCATGTTGTCCAGGACAAAGCCGCACTCCTTGTTCAGGCGCGTGAGTTTTGAGAACGCCCCCCCTGTTATGTGCGCGAGCCCGTCTATCCTGCACGAGGACATCATTTCGAGCACAGGCTTCACGTATATCCGCGTGGGCGCCAGCATCTCCGCGCCCCATTTTTTCACTTCGAGAACTTGGCGCGCGAGCGTGTACCCGTTGCTGTGCAGGCCCGAGCTTTCCAGCCCGATTACGACGCCCCCGGGCTTTATCGCGGCTCCGGTTATCAGCTCGCGCTCTATTTCCCCTATCGCAGTGAACGCAAGATCAAAAGGGCGTCCGTCGCCCTTTATTATGTCCGGGAGTATCGCGGTCTCTCCGCCCACTATCTCTATCCCGCTCTCCTGGGCGCCGGCCATGAGGCCCTTGAGTATCTCCTCCACCAGGCCTGAATCCTCGCTCGAAAGGGCCAGGTAGTCAACGCCTGCGAGGGGCGTGGCGCCGACGCATATTATGTCGTTCACGTTCATCGCTATCGCGTCTATGCCCACAGTGTCGTATTTGCCCATGGCCTGCGCAACTAGCACCTTGCTCCCGACGCCGTCGGTGTGTATGGCGAGCCTGCGGCCGCGCAAATCCACTATGCCGGCGTAATGCCCCACAAGGGCGCCCTGCTTGCCAGCGAATATGGTCCGGTTTATCATGTTCTGCATGGATTTCACTTTATTCACGTCCACGCCTGCCTCGGAA
The genomic region above belongs to Candidatus Micrarchaeia archaeon and contains:
- the purM gene encoding phosphoribosylformylglycinamidine cyclo-ligase; protein product: MKSYSEAGVDVNKVKSMQNMINRTIFAGKQGALVGHYAGIVDLRGRRLAIHTDGVGSKVLVAQAMGKYDTVGIDAIAMNVNDIICVGATPLAGVDYLALSSEDSGLVEEILKGLMAGAQESGIEIVGGETAILPDIIKGDGRPFDLAFTAIGEIERELITGAAIKPGGVVIGLESSGLHSNGYTLARQVLEVKKWGAEMLAPTRIYVKPVLEMMSSCRIDGLAHITGGAFSKLTRLNKECGFVLDNMPKPAPVFQALAKEVEEREMYRTFNMGVGMCVVASEGNTDQVIRIAKKYGIKADAIGRITAGQPGVWLEKEGKRTKLD